The Pseudomonas sp. SCA2728.1_7 DNA segment ACCGTCCTTGTCCAGTTCGATGGCGCGGGCGCCGACGGTCATGGAGTTCATAGCCAGCTGTTGACCTTGTCGTGATGGATCGACAGCTCGACGAAGGCCGGGTAATCAATGGCCTCAGCCCAGTCCGGGACATCAATGGCGCGAGCCTGTGCATCTTCGGCAAGGACGAATAATTTGATTTGGCGTTGTTCCAGTGCACTGAACGGCGCGGTGCCTGGTTGCAACGCATACACCGCATCGCCGGAGAGCAGCAGGGCATCAGTACTGCCGATCAGGCGCAGGCAACTGGTCAGGCGATCGTCGCCAAACGGGGAATGAGACAACACATGCAAAGTCGACATCAGAGGGTGATCACCTGGTCGTAACGGTCAATAAGGGCGGTGATTTGCTCGGCGGCCAGCGGCTGCGCTTCGTCCAGCGACAGAGTGCCGAGGCCACGAGTGCTGGCGCTCTCTGCGCAGTAGAACAACTCTTCGACACCAAACATCGGTAGCGCTTGCAGGTTAGCGCTCAAGTCTTTCTGCTGCAGGGCTTTGGCGCTCTGCCCGGCGGCGAGTTGCAACACGCCATCATCGAGAAACAGCAAGCCAATGGGCAGATCAAAGGCGCCACCGGCCAGCACGATGTCCAGTGCTTCGCGGGCTTCGGGACCGGACCACGGTGATTGGCGGCTGATGAGCAACAGGGATTTAGCCATCTCACGCACCTCCGAAGCAGATCAAGCGGTCAGCGTCTTGCACCGCATCATGCAACTGACCAAGACCGGACAATTCCCACGGTGCGCTGACTGAGACGGCGTCACGCTGATAACGCTTGGCTTCTTCAGCGTTCAGCACACCACGACGCAGGGCGGCGGCAATGCACACCACGCCGTCCAGCTTTTGCTCGGTAATGAAGGCGCGCCATTGTTTGGGCAGGTCCAGTTCGTCCTGCGGGGTAACCACCGCATCCGCAGCGTTATAAACGCCGTCCTGATAGAAAAACAGTCGGACAATTTCATGCCCACCGGCCAGTGCGGCTTGCGCAAACAGCAGGGCGCGGCGCGAGGAGGGCGCATGGGCGGCGGAAAACAGCGCGATGGCGAACTTCATGACGGACTCGATCAGCAAAACTGCGGCCATGATAAAGCTTTATCATGGCCGCCGCGAAACCTTGTAGGCCTTCGCCTGCTCGCGATAGCGGTCTGTCAGCTGGTGAAGATGAAGAATGTGCCGGCGCCTTCGTCGGAACGCCGCCCGGAGCCGGCTCGCTCCTACAGAGATTTTTGTTGTCCTCGGTTAGCGCGGCATGTAACCCAATTGCCAGCGCCGCGGGATTTTCAGCGATAGCAGCCCGATCATCGCGGCCAGCAACCCGCTGACAAACATCGCCTTCAGTCCCAAATGATGTTCCAGCACTGCCCCCAGAATCGCGCCGATAAACATTCCGCTCCAGGGCACCAGTTGCACCCGCCAGCCACTGCGCCGTTCGCCAAGCATCCAGCGGCCCAATCCACGGCCGAACCGCGACAACGCGCCAGTCACGTAAGTCAGCCCGACCGGCAAGCCATTCACTTCTTCGACCGCCGCGTTGAGCATGCCCATCGCAATGATCGCCGCCATCAGCGCCGGCAGTTGGGTGTCGAATGGCCAGACCGCTGCCGCGCACAGCAGGGTGGCGATACACAACAGCAGCGGCAGCGCCCGGCGGCCGCCGAAACGTGCGACGACGACCCCCAAGGCATTGCCGACAATAAATGTTGCAACGAGGATCAACAAACGCACGGTCAGCCCGACGTCGCCATCGCTGATCGCCACGGCGAGTCGGGTGGTGTTGCCGCTCATGAACGAGACGAAATCGCCGCTGGCCATAAAGCCAATGGCGTCGGTCATTCCGGCCAGTACCGAGAGGCTGGCCACCAGCGCCAGACCAATCCGCCCGCGCCACTTTTGTGTGTGCGGGTGGCCGGGGCTGGCGCGGTGAGTCGAGGCGGATGGCAGCATGAGTGGCGGTGTCCTTTCGCGGCGGTTACGGTTCTATGCCATACAGATCGCAATATTCCAGCCAATCCATCCCGGCCATTTCCGCGACTTCACGATGTACTTCCAGGCGCTGCGCCTGGTATTCCTCAGGCGAGTCAGCGGTCAGTAGCAGGGTCAGCTCCCAGGCGAACAGTCCGCGACTTTCCGCTTCGGCCTCAAACGCTTCATGCAGGCGCTCTTCGCGATACTGTGCTTGAGTTTCGCCTTTGGCCTGGGCCAGTAACGGGTTGAGGTGGTCGAGGGTTTCGCGCAGTTCGGGACGCGCGTCGAGAAATATTTTCAGGGCATGTTCATGTCGCTGGTCGGTAGGCGCCATGGGGTTTCCTTGTGAGGCTGATGAGCTTAGGTTGCCGCAGCGGCCTGCGCGTGTCGCGCTATAAATGCAGTAAAGCAGAACGATTTCTGCTGCTGCGATGATACAGTCCGCTTTTTTCTGAATGAGCGAATGCAATGCGAATTCTGATGGTAGCGCTGGCGGCGACGCTGCTGGCCGGTTGCGCAGGTTCGGTGATGGACGATGCTCGCACCAAAGCCCCCTATAAAGTACTGACTTCGGACAAAGCCGAGAAAGTCGTGGCGCAATGTGTGCAGTTCGGCTGGCAGGACGAGGCGGTATTCGGCGTGGACGCGGCGGCGTATCTGGAACCGCGCAAGTCGGGCGGGACGACGGTGTATACCCGTTCGGCGGAGTCGTTTGTCGACGTGATTACCGAGGCATCGGGCACGACGCTGAATTACTACGCGCAGAAGGATGACTTTGTCGCCAAGCGCCGGTTGGCGGCTTTAGCGACCTGCCTCTGATCATGCGCTGAAGCGGCTGCCACCTTCGTCGGAACGCCGCCCGGAGCACGCTCGCTCCCACATTTTGCAATGCGTTCCAATGTGGGAGCGAGCCTGCTCGCGAAGGGGTCGCAACATTCAACCAATCAGTCGCTTCTGGAAGAAATGCCGCTTATGTCCCAGTGGATAATCCAGAATCTCTCCGCATTCGCTAAATCCAAGCTTCTTGTAAAACTCCGGTGCCTGGAAGGAAAAGGTGTCGAGCCAGATGCCAACGCAGTCTTTTTCCCGTGCCAGATCTTCCGCCCTCTGCATCAACTGCGAGCCGATACCCTTGCCGCGACCCTGTTCCGGCACCGCCAGTAGCTCAATGAACAGCCAACGATAGAACGTGTGGGCATACAAACCACCGAGGATCGCGTCGTGTTCATCACGCACTAACAGAGCGATCGGCTCGAAGGTCGACGGTCCGGCTTTGGCAACGTTGTGCGCACGCAGCGGTGCAAGGATGGCTGTGCGTTCTTCTTCGGTCGGGTTTTGTGACAGCTCGATGCGCAAATTCATGCGTGACTTCCTTGTAGTTTGAACCCGCAGCCTATCCTGCCCGGCACCTGTCTTCCAAGCCCTGCCGCAACCCGTTGGAACTGCCGCTCTCGCGTCGGGGTCTAGCCTTTACAGCGTCACTCCAGCACGCGGTTGATGAGGATCCCCCATGAATATTTTCGAAGCCCTTCGCGAAAGCCACGACCGCCAGCGTACTTACGCCAAAAACCTGATCGAAACCAGCGGTGACACCCCGGAGCGGGTTGAGGCTTATAAGTTGTTGAAAGCCGAATTGCAGGCCCACGAAACGGCCGAAGAGCGTCATTTCTACATTCCGTTGATGGAATACGACAACGGTGTCGATCTCAGCCGCCACGCCATTTCCGAACACCATGAAATGGACGAGATGATGGAAGAACTCGACGAGACCGAGATGTCCAGCCCGGCCTGGCTGGCCACTGCCAAAAAGCTCTCTGACAAAGTTCACCATCACCTGAAGGAAGAAGAACAGAAGTTCTTCCAGATGGCTGGCAAATTGCTCAGCGAAAAACAGAAAGAACAACTCGCCGGGCAGTACGAAAAGGAGTTCAACGCACAGCTGCCGTGAGTACTGAATGGCAGTGTTTGCAGCATTGGCGTGTAATCTTTTGGCGTCATCTCAGGTGGGCGTTGTCGCAAAAGGCTGTATATCCATCCAGTTTTTGCGGTGTTTTTACAGTTCTAGGCTGCTGACTGCGACAAAACCGCCGATGGACAAAAAATCCGTCTCCGTTAGCTTGAAGGCCTCTCCTCGGAAAGGAGAGTTCGTAAATCAACGGAGTGAAAAACATGAATCAACCACAAGCACAAACCCAACTGCGACACGGTCGTGTGATTTCCCCTGCAAGCCGCGGTGCGGTAGCGATCGAGCAAGGATTGCTCGGTGCCTGGCAGGTCAACGAAATGGAAGGCGGGAAGAATTTCCCGGCGCTGGCGGCGGGGCCGTTCCCGGCGCCTTACCAGAGCGACTCGGACAGTGTCACGCCACCGGCCGACGGCTACATTCTCAGCGGTGGCAAGAGCGATGCCCGCGATTGCGTGAACTTCACCCATGACGAAATGAGCAAAAAACTCGCTCGTCCGTTCACCTGGCCGCTGCTCAATGTCACCCCGGGGCAAACCCTCGAAATCAAATGGGAATACACCGCGCCGCACACCACCCGTGGTTACCGTTGGCTGATCACCAAGGATGGCTGGGACCCGAAACAACGCATCACTCGCGCGCAACTGGAAGCCCAACCGTTCTTCGAGGACTTCTACACTCAGGTGCCTTATTACAGCTACCCGAATGAATTGAAGGCCAAGGTCAATCACGCGGTGAAACTACCGACCAACAAGACGGGCCATCACGTGATCGTGCTGATGTGGATCGTCGCCAATACCGGCA contains these protein-coding regions:
- the tusC gene encoding sulfurtransferase complex subunit TusC; its protein translation is MAKSLLLISRQSPWSGPEAREALDIVLAGGAFDLPIGLLFLDDGVLQLAAGQSAKALQQKDLSANLQALPMFGVEELFYCAESASTRGLGTLSLDEAQPLAAEQITALIDRYDQVITL
- the tusD gene encoding sulfurtransferase complex subunit TusD, producing MKFAIALFSAAHAPSSRRALLFAQAALAGGHEIVRLFFYQDGVYNAADAVVTPQDELDLPKQWRAFITEQKLDGVVCIAAALRRGVLNAEEAKRYQRDAVSVSAPWELSGLGQLHDAVQDADRLICFGGA
- a CDS encoding lytic polysaccharide monooxygenase auxiliary activity family 9 protein, with product MNQPQAQTQLRHGRVISPASRGAVAIEQGLLGAWQVNEMEGGKNFPALAAGPFPAPYQSDSDSVTPPADGYILSGGKSDARDCVNFTHDEMSKKLARPFTWPLLNVTPGQTLEIKWEYTAPHTTRGYRWLITKDGWDPKQRITRAQLEAQPFFEDFYTQVPYYSYPNELKAKVNHAVKLPTNKTGHHVIVLMWIVANTGNAFYQAFDVDFK
- a CDS encoding GNAT family N-acetyltransferase translates to MNLRIELSQNPTEEERTAILAPLRAHNVAKAGPSTFEPIALLVRDEHDAILGGLYAHTFYRWLFIELLAVPEQGRGKGIGSQLMQRAEDLAREKDCVGIWLDTFSFQAPEFYKKLGFSECGEILDYPLGHKRHFFQKRLIG
- a CDS encoding hemerythrin domain-containing protein codes for the protein MNIFEALRESHDRQRTYAKNLIETSGDTPERVEAYKLLKAELQAHETAEERHFYIPLMEYDNGVDLSRHAISEHHEMDEMMEELDETEMSSPAWLATAKKLSDKVHHHLKEEEQKFFQMAGKLLSEKQKEQLAGQYEKEFNAQLP
- the tusB gene encoding sulfurtransferase complex subunit TusB: MSTLHVLSHSPFGDDRLTSCLRLIGSTDALLLSGDAVYALQPGTAPFSALEQRQIKLFVLAEDAQARAIDVPDWAEAIDYPAFVELSIHHDKVNSWL
- a CDS encoding YoaK family protein codes for the protein MLPSASTHRASPGHPHTQKWRGRIGLALVASLSVLAGMTDAIGFMASGDFVSFMSGNTTRLAVAISDGDVGLTVRLLILVATFIVGNALGVVVARFGGRRALPLLLCIATLLCAAAVWPFDTQLPALMAAIIAMGMLNAAVEEVNGLPVGLTYVTGALSRFGRGLGRWMLGERRSGWRVQLVPWSGMFIGAILGAVLEHHLGLKAMFVSGLLAAMIGLLSLKIPRRWQLGYMPR
- a CDS encoding DUF6388 family protein — translated: MAPTDQRHEHALKIFLDARPELRETLDHLNPLLAQAKGETQAQYREERLHEAFEAEAESRGLFAWELTLLLTADSPEEYQAQRLEVHREVAEMAGMDWLEYCDLYGIEP